The following proteins come from a genomic window of Companilactobacillus pabuli:
- a CDS encoding type II toxin-antitoxin system RelB/DinJ family antitoxin: MAKEDEVTIQVEIDKKLQKNTEKILKNLGITTTDAITLLYEQITKTNSYPVDSTLTEREIANIIEKRNKK; encoded by the coding sequence GTGGCTAAAGAAGATGAGGTTACTATTCAAGTTGAAATTGATAAGAAGCTTCAAAAAAACACTGAAAAAATTCTCAAGAATCTTGGTATAACGACAACAGATGCGATAACCCTTTTATATGAACAGATTACCAAGACTAATTCTTATCCAGTAGATTCGACTTTAACTGAAAGGGAAATCGCTAATATAATAGAAAAAAGAAACAAAAAATAG
- a CDS encoding LysR family transcriptional regulator: METRLLKYFLTIAQTGTISQASRELHVTQPTLSRQLKTLEDELGTELFIRKQRQMILTNAGVQLQTDAKQILSMLTQAKTRVQETDNKIVGTIAIGCIESNAANLLAQTIKRYHKQFPGVKIELYDLDSTDIQERLDQGLLDLGIVLKPSETAKYYVKDLQLKDSWGLVVSKSAFLKKEDISKVELRSVPIFITRNNLIQAEMTTLLGIPLSELHIVGKQNLVSNSLYLAKNQTAYPLCAKGAFIGDTNDLKFLPLKDADLIEQQVIWSKQRKVSDIIQNFIDLLVSEDQKNY, from the coding sequence ATGGAAACTAGATTATTAAAATATTTTTTAACAATTGCCCAAACGGGTACTATTTCTCAGGCATCACGAGAACTACACGTTACGCAACCAACTTTGAGTCGACAGTTAAAGACACTCGAAGATGAACTAGGAACGGAATTGTTTATACGAAAACAACGCCAGATGATTTTGACCAATGCTGGAGTTCAATTACAAACGGATGCTAAACAAATTTTATCGATGCTTACTCAAGCCAAAACGCGTGTACAAGAAACTGATAATAAAATAGTAGGAACAATTGCTATTGGGTGTATTGAATCTAACGCTGCCAATTTACTGGCACAAACTATTAAGCGCTACCATAAACAATTTCCAGGTGTAAAAATAGAATTGTACGACCTAGATAGTACCGATATTCAAGAGCGTTTAGATCAAGGCTTATTGGATTTAGGAATTGTTTTAAAACCGAGCGAAACTGCTAAATATTATGTGAAGGATTTACAGCTAAAAGATTCTTGGGGATTAGTAGTTTCAAAGTCAGCATTCTTAAAAAAGGAAGATATTTCAAAAGTTGAATTGCGAAGTGTTCCTATCTTTATAACTCGTAACAATTTAATTCAAGCTGAAATGACTACTTTGTTGGGGATTCCGCTGTCAGAATTGCATATCGTTGGTAAGCAAAATCTTGTTTCCAACTCCTTGTATTTGGCCAAGAATCAGACGGCTTATCCTTTATGCGCTAAGGGTGCTTTTATCGGCGATACTAATGATTTGAAATTTTTACCCTTGAAAGATGCAGATTTAATTGAGCAACAAGTAATTTGGAGTAAACAACGTAAAGTTTCGGACATCATACAAAATTTTATTGATCTATTGGTTAGTGAAGACCAAAAGAATTATTGA
- a CDS encoding aldo/keto reductase, translated as MRNVILNNKLSMPQLGLGTMNVKNLPQILPQAIDLGYRLIDTAANYDNEIEVGQGIKNSDIDRKDLFVTSKLKIQSNGYDGTIKAFNESLEKLGLDYLDLYLIHQPYGDVLGEWRAMEKLYQDGKIKAIGVSNFAPFQLIDLTMHSDIKPMVNQIEMHPFFQETSEANYALQNDIQPQSWAPFGETIKVLSKLPTLKAIANNHHKTVAQIILRWLMQRNVVAIPSSSSINHLKENIDIFDFDLTSQEMDDIKQLDTKESTFIDHLTAEGAEFLSKVN; from the coding sequence ATGCGAAACGTAATTTTAAATAACAAATTATCTATGCCACAATTGGGTTTAGGTACAATGAACGTCAAAAATTTACCCCAAATATTACCACAAGCTATCGACTTGGGGTATCGATTAATTGATACAGCAGCAAACTACGACAATGAAATTGAAGTTGGTCAAGGAATCAAAAATAGTGATATTGATCGAAAAGATTTATTCGTAACTTCTAAATTAAAAATTCAATCAAATGGTTACGATGGAACGATTAAAGCATTCAATGAATCATTAGAAAAACTAGGCTTGGATTATCTAGATCTTTACTTAATTCATCAACCTTACGGAGATGTTCTCGGTGAATGGCGTGCAATGGAGAAACTTTATCAAGACGGTAAAATCAAAGCCATTGGCGTATCGAATTTTGCTCCATTCCAACTAATTGATTTAACAATGCATAGTGATATCAAACCAATGGTCAATCAAATTGAAATGCATCCCTTCTTCCAAGAAACTTCAGAAGCTAACTATGCTCTGCAAAATGATATTCAACCACAATCTTGGGCACCATTTGGCGAAACCATCAAAGTTTTAAGCAAGCTACCTACTTTAAAAGCAATTGCAAATAATCATCATAAAACAGTTGCTCAAATTATTTTACGTTGGCTGATGCAAAGAAATGTCGTTGCAATTCCTAGTTCTAGCAGTATCAATCATCTAAAGGAAAACATTGATATCTTTGACTTCGATTTGACTAGTCAAGAAATGGACGATATTAAACAACTTGATACTAAAGAATCAACCTTTATCGACCATTTGACCGCTGAAGGGGCCGAATTTCTTTCAAAGGTGAACTAA
- a CDS encoding type II toxin-antitoxin system PemK/MazF family toxin has protein sequence MNKNDLVMVYISFTNSSSGKRRPVLVLKDGLNELLLYKITSKYANKSERIRQQYYPIQDWKKAGCKKPSYIDIDSLSSFDKKYFGKIVLIGALSVRDIRGLNQFIIQYNSRHKNNL, from the coding sequence ATGAATAAAAACGACTTAGTCATGGTTTATATTTCATTTACTAATAGTTCCAGTGGTAAAAGACGACCAGTCCTAGTATTAAAAGATGGATTAAATGAATTATTGCTTTATAAAATAACTTCTAAGTATGCAAATAAATCTGAACGAATAAGACAACAGTATTATCCTATTCAAGATTGGAAGAAAGCTGGATGCAAAAAGCCTTCTTATATTGACATTGATAGTTTATCGTCCTTTGATAAAAAGTATTTTGGAAAAATAGTTCTTATTGGAGCTTTATCAGTTAGAGATATTCGTGGACTAAATCAGTTTATCATTCAATATAATTCAAGACATAAAAACAACCTGTAA
- a CDS encoding type II toxin-antitoxin system RelB/DinJ family antitoxin gives MTPTTAVTMLFKRIVVTDSYPVDLTLTDREKTTNELMNTVEKFPVNKINSKEEALNWLEEDE, from the coding sequence ATGACCCCAACAACTGCAGTAACTATGTTATTCAAGCGAATAGTTGTGACAGATTCATATCCTGTTGATCTAACGTTAACCGATAGAGAGAAAACCACTAATGAATTAATGAATACGGTTGAAAAATTCCCTGTAAATAAAATTAATTCCAAAGAGGAAGCTTTAAACTGGCTAGAAGAGGATGAATAA
- a CDS encoding Txe/YoeB family addiction module toxin, translating into MSYSIKFKNSSKNDLKKIKNSPFRKKFDEIIKGLSVNPYDPSDNFEKLFPPEDKLYSRRLNIQHRIVYSIDEEKKIVHIYSAWNHYE; encoded by the coding sequence ATGTCTTATTCAATAAAATTTAAGAATTCTTCTAAAAATGATTTAAAAAAGATAAAGAATAGTCCATTTCGTAAGAAATTTGATGAAATAATTAAAGGGTTATCAGTAAATCCATATGATCCATCAGATAACTTTGAAAAATTATTTCCACCAGAAGATAAACTTTATTCTAGGAGATTGAATATTCAACATCGTATTGTATATTCAATTGACGAAGAGAAAAAGATAGTACATATTTATTCGGCGTGGAATCATTACGAGTAA
- a CDS encoding type II toxin-antitoxin system Phd/YefM family antitoxin, whose product MQRMTNPTQARKDFYKIIKSVNENSTPIEINGRTEDDSAVIMSAKDYRSLQETLYLMNDGTLNKIHKAIADDSGETDITNGVDWDKI is encoded by the coding sequence ATGCAAAGAATGACTAATCCTACTCAAGCAAGAAAAGACTTTTATAAAATTATTAAATCAGTTAATGAAAATTCCACTCCTATAGAAATAAATGGACGAACAGAAGATGACAGTGCAGTTATTATGAGTGCTAAAGATTATAGATCATTACAGGAAACACTCTACTTAATGAATGACGGTACACTTAATAAAATTCATAAAGCTATTGCTGACGATTCTGGTGAAACTGATATAACAAATGGTGTTGATTGGGACAAAATTTAG
- a CDS encoding GNAT family N-acetyltransferase — protein sequence MIEQLLVVWESSVKETYLFLSENEIESIKKYVPQALKEIPHLIIVENKNQVPVGFMGIENEHLEMLFVSNEERGKGLGKELLNYGIEQYSVNDLAVNEQNPLAKSFYEHMGFEVYKRANRDEQGNPYPLLYTKL from the coding sequence TTGATTGAGCAATTATTAGTAGTGTGGGAAAGTTCAGTAAAAGAAACGTATCTGTTTTTGTCAGAAAATGAAATAGAAAGTATTAAGAAATATGTACCACAAGCATTAAAGGAAATACCACATTTAATTATTGTAGAAAACAAAAATCAAGTTCCTGTTGGCTTTATGGGGATTGAAAACGAGCACCTTGAAATGCTCTTTGTTTCTAACGAAGAAAGAGGAAAAGGCTTAGGTAAGGAATTATTGAACTACGGAATAGAACAATATTCAGTCAATGATCTAGCTGTTAATGAGCAAAATCCACTTGCTAAAAGTTTTTACGAACATATGGGATTTGAAGTATATAAAAGAGCCAATCGAGATGAACAAGGTAATCCATATCCACTTTTATATACGAAATTGTAA